A region of the Ostrinia nubilalis chromosome 21, ilOstNubi1.1, whole genome shotgun sequence genome:
TGCGCGGGAGCACGCTGGAATCCACCACGCGAAGCCGGCTAACCCCATACACTCGTAGTTCAGGGTCCACGACCGCTAAAGGATCGGTTTTCGGCCCCATACGACATGTACTAATCTGATGGTGTAAAGTCGCTGTCAAAGTCCGTAAAGCGCATTCCCAATACTCATCTGTATCGAACACTAGCCCCGGGCAAGTCGTGTAGTTCGCTGGGTATATACGAGCCCCCAATTTCTGGAACGGCTCAGTCTCAGTCAAGGCCTGGATAAACCGAATTGATGCTATGAACGTCGCTACATCGCTTGGATCCGTCAAATAGTTTCCGTACATCCGAGGATGACTAAACGGGTTGTTATCTTTCAACTCCAAATATCCCACCGACTTCGGATGCAGTAACATAGGAAAAGCAGTCCATGTATCGGTAGCGTCGACAGGACCAAATGTCGCATCGAATAAATCCTCCCTTATGAACATACCTCTTCTTACAGCTTTACTGCCTCCAGAACCACCATCTGATACTATGGAACCCCCTATGCTTATCAATTCTATGTCTGGGATTGGGTCAGGATCGTCTGATACAGGAGTTTTTATATACCCGATGCCTTCAGCTGCGCCAGTTGTAGTGACTGGACCGTCTCCATATTGAATCCATTGAATAACGTTGCTGAAAGTGGTCTCACGCGTTTCGATAAGACTTACATTCGTGACGTTGAGGGTAAACACTATACCAGGGAATGTTATGTGATCGTAAAGAGTTTGACCAACGGGCAGATCTTGTATTAATGGGATGCCATGACGGCTTAACTGATTTTTTGGCCCGATTCCAGACAACATTAAGAGTTGAGGAGATGCGATGGGTCCAGCTGATAGAATTACTTCTCTTCTCGCTCGAACTTCAAATTGTAAGCGATTTCGTACATATTGTACACCATAGGTAGCTCTGGTCATAGGATTGATTAGAACTTTTGATACAACGGCCATGGGCAAAATGTGGAGGTTAGGTCTTTCTTTGTTTTTGTGTAAGAATGCTTTGGCGGCACTAGTTCTTTTGCCATTGTGTATAGTTGCTTGTAGGTATCCAAAGCCTAACTGTTCAGGGGAGTTGTAGTCTACAGTAGGGTATCCTAGCATTCTTCCGGCTTCCAGAAAAGTGTCAATGAGTGGTGTTctgaaaataaaagaacaaattaATCCAGtatatataaaaataacattaagtacctacatactacGTGAAGGCTAACACTGTGATAATTTATTTAGGTAACATCTAATGAGTGCGATTATGTATCAATACATTGAAATCTTACCTAAAAGGCACAGTTTCCACGTTAAGTTCTCCAGAAGTCCCATGATACGGAGAATTTGGTATGCCAACCAGATTGGCTCGTTCCGATTTCATGTAATACTGTAGGACGTCACTATACGACCTGAAAAAATATCACCTTTTagtatgttcgttcgtttcagccaaatgacgtccactgctggacaaaggttttCCAAGGATTTCCTCCtcgatcatcggtccacctagtgaggggcctgcccacgctacggcCCGTGGTCGCTAGAGAACTTTTttaccccatcggccatcagctctacgaactATGTTATGTggcccactgccactttatttCAGGAATTCTGCGGGcgatgtcggtcactttggttttcctgcgTTTAAGTATTTTACGTTTTGGTtatcatgaaaaaaaaaaaaactttaagcCTTTAAACTCGTGGTGGCAGAATTGACGCCTTCatacattttgaactttattgagaTAAGATAAGGTTGAATGATGAATTTATTACCATCCGTAGTTGCCAGCCGCCTCGATGCGGTCCCACTCCTCAGGGCGGCCTCGGGTGTATATCATGTAGTTTATGACACTAGTGCCTCCCACCGCGCGCCCTCGGGGCCAGTAACACCTCTGATTGACCATTCCTGTCGAAGATGCCATAATAATGCATTAAGATGTCATTGTCGCATCAGTGACAGTGTTATTAAATGGCTAATGATCATATCTGCCAAAAAAACATTCAATAAGTCTGTTGTAAATTACAACTTGTAATTGATTACTTTTCCGTCTAATGCTATAGTGCCACAAAAACTCAGCGTGTGAAGTAAAAATagcaactcaataaaaaaatattaggtatTGCTCAGTGCCTTTGTCATTTCCGTAATGTTGGAGTTAAAAAAAAGCTTTTCCCatatttttcagaaaaataacacccaaagtagctaactcaactttttggtcaagttttgggtatcacgaactatttgacgctgactgaacCTACTCATAAGTATGTTTTCGAAGACAGACATCCCGTATCGCTAGTATTTTGATCAGaaatttttttacagtttttttttgcattactAAACTCTACAGTGAAAAAAAGCGTGTTTTTCTACTTACCACGGCATACTCCTTGCTGGGGCTCCATAAAATACGGCCAGCTGTATTCCGTCCTCTGAAAGAAGGGCGCTATGGCTGGTATATCTGTCAGCATGTTCTCTGGTTTGCCAGCTTCCAGCACCAGAACTGTCACGCTCGGGTCCTCAGAGAGACGAGCAGCAAGCACGCTGCCCGCAGACCCTGCCCCGACTATGATGTAATCGTACTCGGTGAACGGTGATTGAAGTCCTGGAAATTTAATGTAGAACACTTGAAgtaaagaaaatactttttcaatGTAGCATAAAGCAGGTTATATTCTACTATCATCCTACCTGTCTTGTAAGTAGGGATTTTTTAAGGAAACTAGCAAATGTCAAGTAACAGATAAATGTTGAAAAACCTACGTTTCAACAAGAAATTAAGTGATGTTACGTTACGATgtatcaaattaatttaatattatctaTAAATCATAGCATAAGtatagtaataatattttttgcatcATCAGAAGATGAGCGAACGGAATGTATGGAACCCTCTGCACGCGTAATTAATTCGCAATCAGCCGGTTATAAAATCTTAATTAAGGTCTCAATCTGATATTTAATGCCCAcatgttgttgttttttttcaCGAATCAAGACAATCTTGCTAATGTGCGCTTAGATGACACAAATTCCACAATGTAACTTCCCTTGAAAACGTTTCCGGCTCTGCGAACTTATTACACGCTTATCTAGTTAACTTTTATGGTCTGCCGGTCTTTAAAGTGTAGATTACTAGATGTCAAGGCGATAAGCCTTCATATTTGATTCGATGCAATTAACGCGTGGATGCAACAAAATTACTTAATCGAGTTGCGAATTATTTGTGTGATGCAAACTTTATGGAGCATGTGAAAGGTAGTATAAATTAAGAGTTGTGTGATTgattaacacccgtattcacaaaaattactatgaggtcttacaacTCTTACTtatgcgtggacgcacagggtcccaaaaacgtATTACGTAGACAATATTGAGTGGCAGAGTgacacacacaaaccaatcacagtctattcaacgctatgcggacataaattaatatttctacCCAAATGTCTAGAGCATGACCATGTCTAGAGAGATAGAGAAATGTCCTTTTCAGAGAGTGCTAGCTTCTAGTTTTAAAACCCGCTATTTACGAATACTTTATCGGCTGTCTATGGAAAAAAtgccttaggcccagaacagacggtgaaacgaaactgcaactatctgaagattctgatgaatgaaactgaaactgaaagttgctaactggtcgcgtcatgtgtggtctctcaacggacgctatggcagaaacttagatggaactcaaaagtaactagcagttgcagtttcgttgcaattgcgtttcaccgtctgttctgggccttagttgtCCATTGAAACTTGAGGTTTCCTGGGTTCTAGGTCTATGTGtagacaaattaattaaatgaaactgGTTTTATTTTCTTGGTCAAATTTAATTAATGGTAATCTTGTAACCTGAAGGTTGTCAATGGTGTATAATAACTATAATCGAGTTAAGGGACACACCATGTCCTAGGCTGACGGGCAcatagtaaaattattataattaattaaacacaattttacctaTCAGTGCTGTGCGTAGTGTTGTGCGTGAAATGCTACCTTATTTACGAGTAAATTTTTACGTTGTGCAACTGGTAAAAGTAGTTTAAATTTCTTACACAAAAAGCCGAAAAAGTGCTGTTTATTTGTCTTGGTACAGCATGTCCGACGTAACATATTGACCCTGCAGATCGTCCTTATTTCTACGGTATAAGAGCGGCTTTTGCAATGCAATTGGTACGGTTATTTTGTCAACGTGTGAAATTACTGCTCACTGAAAAAGCTTAGCGAGTTCTTATCGATAACGATCGATATtcttatcgtcatcataatagAGTAATAAATGTTGATAAAGTTAAACGggatatttatgtttattttcctaaatttcAAGTACAAATGGGAACCTATTACCCACTAAAGTCTGCTTCGTTCCCTTTGACAGATTAACAAATGAGGAGcgtgtttaaaaaatatgtcatcatcatcatcatcatgtcagccataggacgtctactgctgaacataggcctcccctaatgctttccacgttgatcgattggtagcggcctgcgtccagcgtttccctgctacctttacgatgtcgtcggtccaccttgtaggtggacgtcccacgcgaAAAAATATGTAACGCTAAATATTGAATGGTGTCAAATCTACAGAATTAGCAccttatcaaaataataataattaattaacttaccACTAGGCAATGGGTATCTGTCCCTCAATATGTCAAAAATATCTCCAGGGTTCCGTGGAACGAAGTTGGGTGCCATAGTCTGCATCAGAAGGTCCATAATAGGGCTTTGGGGGAACGATTGGTCATTTTTTTGCCTTCTGCTTTTAGTCCTTTTGTTCCCATTCCCAAAGATGTTCTGTCCATTTAATACTGATGCAAGTAAACTTAAAAATACGTAAATACATAGTGTGCTACGATTCATTGTCACTGATTTTTCTggaagagaaaaaaaatgttataataataggTTATTACCGCACCCTac
Encoded here:
- the LOC135082296 gene encoding glucose dehydrogenase [FAD, quinone]-like, which translates into the protein MNRSTLCIYVFLSLLASVLNGQNIFGNGNKRTKSRRQKNDQSFPQSPIMDLLMQTMAPNFVPRNPGDIFDILRDRYPLPSGLQSPFTEYDYIIVGAGSAGSVLAARLSEDPSVTVLVLEAGKPENMLTDIPAIAPFFQRTEYSWPYFMEPQQGVCRGMVNQRCYWPRGRAVGGTSVINYMIYTRGRPEEWDRIEAAGNYGWSYSDVLQYYMKSERANLVGIPNSPYHGTSGELNVETVPFRTPLIDTFLEAGRMLGYPTVDYNSPEQLGFGYLQATIHNGKRTSAAKAFLHKNKERPNLHILPMAVVSKVLINPMTRATYGVQYVRNRLQFEVRARREVILSAGPIASPQLLMLSGIGPKNQLSRHGIPLIQDLPVGQTLYDHITFPGIVFTLNVTNVSLIETRETTFSNVIQWIQYGDGPVTTTGAAEGIGYIKTPVSDDPDPIPDIELISIGGSIVSDGGSGGSKAVRRGMFIREDLFDATFGPVDATDTWTAFPMLLHPKSVGYLELKDNNPFSHPRMYGNYLTDPSDVATFIASIRFIQALTETEPFQKLGARIYPANYTTCPGLVFDTDEYWECALRTLTATLHHQISTCRMGPKTDPLAVVDPELRVYGVSRLRVVDSSVLPRTLSLHTNAPAIMIGEKAADMIKGTWD